Proteins co-encoded in one Streptomyces roseochromogenus subsp. oscitans DS 12.976 genomic window:
- a CDS encoding aldo/keto reductase, producing the protein MNGIPAYTLNDGTAIPAIGLGTWPLDDAAAERAVGSALGLGYRLVDTAANYGNETGVGRGIAGSGVPREELVVTTKLPGRHHGYEETLASFEESRQRLGLEYVDLYLIHWPNPRIGKYVDSWKAMIKLREDGLVRSIGVSNFTPEHITLLDKETGVLPSVNQIELHPLFPQEELRAFHADKGIITESWSPLGRGSKVLDDPAVARIAELHGVTPGQVLLRWHLQMGALPIPKSADPGRQRANLDVFGFTLDSGQLAAIARRAPRRLGGDPERHEEF; encoded by the coding sequence GTGAACGGTATTCCGGCGTACACGCTCAACGACGGTACGGCGATCCCCGCCATCGGCCTCGGCACCTGGCCACTCGACGACGCGGCGGCCGAGCGGGCCGTGGGTTCCGCGCTCGGCCTGGGCTACCGGCTGGTGGACACCGCGGCGAACTACGGCAACGAGACCGGTGTCGGGCGGGGCATAGCGGGCAGTGGCGTGCCGCGTGAGGAACTGGTGGTGACCACCAAGCTGCCCGGCCGGCACCACGGCTACGAGGAGACCCTCGCCTCCTTCGAGGAGTCCCGGCAGCGGCTGGGCCTGGAGTATGTGGACCTGTATCTGATCCACTGGCCCAACCCCCGGATCGGCAAGTACGTCGACTCCTGGAAGGCGATGATCAAGCTGCGCGAGGACGGGCTGGTCCGCTCGATCGGCGTCTCGAACTTCACTCCGGAGCACATCACGCTGCTGGACAAGGAGACCGGCGTGCTGCCGTCGGTGAACCAGATCGAGTTGCATCCGCTGTTCCCGCAGGAGGAGCTGCGCGCCTTCCACGCGGACAAGGGCATCATCACCGAGAGCTGGAGTCCGCTGGGCCGGGGCAGCAAGGTGCTGGACGACCCCGCGGTCGCGCGGATCGCCGAGTTGCACGGGGTGACTCCGGGCCAGGTGCTGCTGCGCTGGCACCTCCAGATGGGCGCGCTGCCCATCCCGAAGTCGGCCGATCCGGGCCGGCAGCGCGCCAACCTGGACGTCTTCGGCTTCACGCTGGACTCCGGCCAGCTGGCGGCGATCGCCCGCCGCGCTCCGCGCCGGCTCGGCGGCGATCCCGAGCGGCACGAGGAGTTCTGA
- a CDS encoding SH3 domain-containing protein: protein MILRTLKGGLLATVTVLALLPTAAGATAATAAQHPVPSAVAQYATHHRAHHRHHLRRHHAHRVYRGHRSTTQAAVYLSVERAMAYRLASHMALYHLDHRLAVQPVSHRRVLPVTGRVATRHAWLNVRSGPGTGYRVVGHRQKGRQLALVCQTRGSWVHGNRVWYRLRHHAGYVSAHYVRANRTLPWC from the coding sequence ATGATCCTACGGACTCTGAAGGGCGGTCTGCTGGCCACGGTCACGGTGCTCGCACTCCTGCCCACGGCGGCCGGTGCCACCGCGGCGACCGCCGCACAGCACCCGGTGCCCAGCGCCGTCGCCCAGTACGCCACCCACCACCGCGCCCACCACCGCCACCACCTCCGCAGGCACCACGCACACCGCGTGTACCGCGGCCACCGCTCCACGACCCAGGCAGCGGTGTACCTCTCCGTCGAGCGGGCGATGGCCTACCGGCTCGCCTCGCACATGGCGCTGTACCACCTGGACCACCGTCTCGCGGTGCAGCCGGTGTCGCACCGTCGCGTGCTGCCCGTCACCGGCCGGGTCGCCACGCGTCACGCCTGGCTGAACGTCCGTTCCGGGCCGGGCACCGGCTACCGGGTGGTCGGTCACCGGCAGAAGGGCCGGCAGCTGGCGCTCGTCTGCCAGACGCGCGGCTCCTGGGTGCACGGGAACCGCGTCTGGTACCGGCTACGGCACCACGCGGGCTATGTCTCGGCCCACTACGTCCGCGCCAATCGCACCCTTCCCTGGTGCTGA
- a CDS encoding putative quinol monooxygenase has product MAFAVVAQYQCAPADADTVRDALRKMRELVPSEPANLAYEAHEVVDRPGAFVLYECYTDRAGFEAHKVTDHFAELIRGTVFPLLKERTITMAETL; this is encoded by the coding sequence ATGGCCTTCGCCGTCGTCGCCCAGTACCAGTGCGCCCCCGCCGACGCGGACACCGTGCGCGACGCGCTGCGGAAGATGCGCGAACTCGTCCCGTCGGAACCCGCGAACCTCGCCTACGAGGCGCACGAGGTCGTCGACCGGCCGGGGGCGTTCGTGCTGTACGAGTGCTACACCGACCGGGCCGGCTTCGAGGCGCACAAGGTGACGGACCATTTCGCGGAGCTGATCCGGGGAACGGTGTTCCCCCTGCTCAAGGAGCGGACCATCACCATGGCCGAGACGCTCTGA
- a CDS encoding DNA polymerase ligase N-terminal domain-containing protein — protein sequence MAAEDRLRTYRGKRDFERTREPSGQQHREGGEQPHFVVQIHDARRMHFDSRLQVDDVLKSWSVPKGPSTDPGDKRLAVPTEDHPLEYEDFEGVIPKGEYGGGTVIVWDRGTYEPLSHDRGGRPVEFGESLERGHATFRLHGAKLHGEYALTRFRSGADEEEAWLLVRKGPARSDGHGTPDPRRARSVRTGRTLAQVAADGEQ from the coding sequence GTGGCAGCGGAGGACCGGCTGCGGACGTATCGCGGCAAGCGCGACTTCGAGCGGACCCGTGAACCGTCGGGGCAGCAGCACCGGGAGGGGGGAGAGCAGCCTCATTTCGTGGTGCAGATCCACGACGCGCGGCGGATGCACTTCGACTCCCGGCTCCAGGTCGACGACGTCCTGAAGTCCTGGTCGGTCCCGAAGGGCCCGTCCACCGACCCCGGGGACAAGCGGCTGGCCGTACCGACGGAGGACCATCCGCTGGAGTACGAGGACTTCGAGGGCGTGATCCCGAAGGGCGAGTACGGCGGCGGCACGGTGATCGTGTGGGACCGCGGCACTTATGAGCCGCTCAGCCACGACCGCGGGGGCCGTCCGGTGGAGTTCGGGGAGTCTTTGGAGCGCGGGCACGCCACGTTCCGGCTGCACGGGGCGAAGCTGCACGGCGAGTACGCGCTCACCCGGTTCCGCAGCGGTGCGGACGAGGAGGAGGCCTGGCTGCTGGTGCGCAAGGGCCCGGCGCGGTCGGACGGCCACGGCACCCCCGATCCCCGGCGTGCCCGCTCGGTGCGCACCGGCCGCACCCTCGCCCAGGTCGCGGCCGACGGCGAGCAGTGA
- a CDS encoding XRE family transcriptional regulator, whose amino-acid sequence MRHPQGSTTPDDPLVVGLRELKDRTGLSLAALAARTPYSKSAWHRYLSGGTPPPRAAVEALCRLAGADPEAVLALWEAADASAATAGPEKPGRMRRFRKIVSWRAPWLPLSALALFGVATAVTAVIALCTRPGNAPTEQPVSAVPRCHGRSCQGELPDASMCARDARTVSTVTDPAYTVRLRYSPACGTAWSEVRLRSAKTHEVSVRAGQDVLSAGYPADDSAGDSSPMLSVSSPRGVEACAEVDRELACTGLDVEPDAQR is encoded by the coding sequence ATGCGGCACCCCCAAGGATCGACCACACCGGACGACCCACTGGTGGTGGGACTGCGCGAACTGAAGGACCGTACGGGGCTGAGCCTCGCGGCGCTGGCCGCGCGCACCCCGTACAGCAAGTCCGCGTGGCACCGCTATCTGTCCGGCGGCACGCCACCGCCGAGGGCCGCCGTGGAGGCGCTGTGCCGGCTCGCGGGCGCCGACCCCGAGGCCGTACTGGCGCTGTGGGAGGCGGCCGACGCCTCCGCGGCCACGGCCGGGCCGGAGAAACCCGGCCGGATGCGGCGGTTCCGGAAGATCGTGTCCTGGCGGGCGCCCTGGCTGCCGCTGTCCGCGCTCGCGCTGTTCGGCGTGGCGACGGCGGTGACGGCCGTCATCGCCCTGTGTACGCGGCCGGGCAACGCGCCCACCGAGCAGCCCGTGTCGGCGGTGCCCCGCTGTCACGGCCGGTCCTGCCAGGGCGAGTTGCCCGATGCTTCGATGTGCGCCAGGGACGCGCGGACCGTGAGCACGGTCACCGACCCCGCCTACACCGTGCGGTTGCGCTACTCGCCCGCCTGCGGGACCGCCTGGTCCGAGGTGCGGCTGCGGTCGGCCAAGACGCATGAGGTGTCGGTACGGGCCGGGCAGGACGTGCTCTCGGCCGGCTATCCGGCGGACGACTCCGCCGGGGACAGCAGTCCCATGCTCTCGGTGTCCTCGCCACGGGGCGTGGAGGCGTGTGCCGAGGTGGACAGGGAACTGGCCTGCACGGGCCTGGACGTGGAGCCGGACGCGCAGCGGTGA
- a CDS encoding aldo/keto reductase, protein MTAQLGGTITPADGLALTRVGYGAMQLAGPGVSGPPKDRDRAVAVLRAVVEAGITHIDTADFYGPAVVNEIIREALHPYPEDLKAQVYDNLRNLGVDALDVVNLRLGDADAPNDDSLAEQFGALAGLRERGLIRHLGLSTVTAAQLDEALAIAPVVSVQNLYNLANRQDDALVARTAAGNIAFVPYFPLGGFTPLQSGTPAKVAARLDASPQQVALAWLLRRSPNIALIPGTSSPEHLRENIAAASLVLPDDAVAELDGIAG, encoded by the coding sequence ATGACTGCACAGCTCGGCGGCACGATCACCCCGGCAGACGGCCTGGCCCTGACCCGCGTCGGCTACGGCGCCATGCAACTGGCCGGGCCGGGTGTCTCCGGTCCGCCGAAGGACCGTGACCGGGCCGTCGCGGTGCTCCGCGCGGTGGTGGAGGCGGGCATCACGCACATCGACACCGCCGACTTCTACGGTCCCGCGGTCGTCAACGAGATCATCAGGGAGGCTCTGCACCCCTACCCCGAGGACCTGAAGGCGCAGGTGTACGACAACCTGCGCAACCTCGGCGTGGATGCCCTGGACGTGGTCAATCTGCGGCTGGGCGACGCGGACGCCCCGAACGACGACTCCCTGGCCGAGCAGTTCGGCGCGCTGGCCGGGCTGCGGGAGCGGGGGCTGATCCGGCACCTGGGGCTGAGCACGGTGACCGCCGCGCAACTGGACGAGGCGCTGGCCATCGCACCCGTGGTGAGCGTGCAGAACCTGTACAACCTGGCCAACCGGCAGGACGACGCCCTCGTGGCGCGCACGGCCGCCGGCAACATCGCCTTCGTGCCGTACTTCCCGCTCGGCGGTTTCACCCCGCTGCAGTCCGGAACGCCGGCGAAGGTCGCCGCCCGGCTGGATGCCTCGCCGCAGCAGGTGGCGCTGGCCTGGCTGCTGCGCCGGTCGCCGAACATCGCGCTCATCCCCGGTACGTCCTCGCCGGAGCACTTGCGGGAGAACATCGCCGCCGCGAGCCTGGTGCTGCCGGACGACGCGGTCGCCGAGCTGGACGGCATCGCGGGCTGA
- a CDS encoding LLM class flavin-dependent oxidoreductase, whose amino-acid sequence MPSTPRPLRKLGFLTIGLFDAADPARGHESTLQIIELGERLGFDSAWVRHRHLQYGISSPVAVLAAASQRTRRIELGTAVIPLGWENPLRLAEDLATVDLLSGGRLNPGVSVGPPMHYEQIKEALYPDTADVEDFSYERVRRLLDFVRGKPASDFSGVEGFEVFSDVVQPHSPGLGRRLWYGGASLGSARWAGEHGMNFLTSSVVKAEQPDGPWDFAAIQLSLIREFRDRHPDGEAARVSQGLVVIPTDSASPEQRAKYEAYAARRLPRTASPQGPARLLFAPDLVGTSEEIAERLRAHAAFREVDEVAFALPFTFEHEDYIQILTDMATKLGPALGWRPAG is encoded by the coding sequence GTGCCGTCCACCCCTCGTCCGCTGCGCAAGCTGGGCTTTCTCACGATCGGCCTGTTCGACGCGGCGGATCCGGCCCGGGGCCACGAGTCCACACTGCAGATCATCGAGCTGGGCGAGCGGCTGGGCTTCGACAGCGCCTGGGTCCGCCACCGTCATCTGCAGTACGGCATCTCCTCCCCGGTGGCGGTCCTCGCGGCGGCCTCCCAGCGCACGCGGCGCATCGAGCTGGGCACGGCGGTGATCCCGCTGGGCTGGGAGAACCCGCTGCGGCTGGCCGAAGACCTGGCGACAGTCGACCTGCTGTCCGGCGGCCGGCTGAACCCGGGCGTGAGCGTGGGCCCGCCGATGCACTACGAGCAGATCAAGGAGGCGCTGTACCCCGACACCGCCGACGTCGAGGACTTCTCCTACGAGCGGGTACGGCGGCTGCTGGACTTCGTGCGCGGCAAGCCCGCAAGCGACTTCAGCGGGGTCGAGGGCTTCGAGGTCTTCTCCGATGTGGTCCAGCCGCACTCCCCCGGTCTGGGCCGGCGGCTGTGGTACGGCGGCGCGAGCCTCGGCTCGGCGCGCTGGGCGGGCGAGCACGGCATGAACTTCCTGACCAGCAGTGTGGTCAAGGCGGAACAACCGGACGGGCCCTGGGACTTCGCGGCGATCCAGCTGTCCCTCATCCGGGAGTTCCGCGACCGTCATCCCGATGGCGAGGCGGCCCGGGTCTCGCAGGGGCTGGTCGTGATTCCCACCGACTCCGCGAGCCCGGAGCAGCGCGCCAAGTACGAGGCGTACGCGGCCCGGCGCCTGCCCCGCACGGCCTCCCCGCAGGGACCGGCCCGGCTGCTGTTCGCCCCGGACCTGGTCGGCACCTCGGAGGAGATCGCCGAACGGCTGCGCGCGCATGCCGCGTTCCGTGAGGTGGACGAGGTGGCGTTCGCGCTGCCGTTCACCTTCGAACACGAGGACTACATACAGATCCTGACGGACATGGCGACGAAGCTGGGCCCCGCGCTGGGGTGGCGGCCGGCCGGCTGA
- a CDS encoding SpoIIE family protein phosphatase: MKHGAAVVVIDALGTVTGWSEGARRLTGRPAADVVGRPAAELLAEDIPDDVLAARAGIVALRHRDGHRIDLAVTACPVAGADGQPTGFVITADPPDATLPAEAFEQASMSMSVFDLQQRYVRVNDTACKVMGVPESALTGRFFPETVEETAYNQGFLRHLREVAETGRPVRYESFAGAPALNREHLWSIEMWPLRAASGELTGVAMAAFDNTEQYWARRRLALLNEATTAVGTTLDVVRTAEELIDILVPRYADFASVDLLDWVLGADEPPMMPDGVVVLHRIAHGSTHEGNPGAAVRIGETDLYPPGSPPARALREGRAMLSQAGEPEFVEWLEERNARSPESRPHRLGVHSLLAVPLRARGTTLGIAVCVRSAHPDDYGCDDAVFAEELGSRAAVSIDNARRFARERTTALALQHSLLPRGLPGQAAVEVAHRYLPCGSLAGIGGDWFDVIPLSGGRVGLVVGDVVGHGIQSSATMGRLRTAVRTLADVDLPPDELLTHLDDLVTHLAAEDSGEEVAELGATCLYAVYDPVSRLLTLAAAGHPAPAVVLPGGTAESIPMSAGPPLGVGGLPFEATELELPEGSVVALYTDGLIEDRDRDLDGAADALRRALSAPTASLEALCDSVLKAVLPDQHSDDVALLLVRTRALGADRVATWDVPPDPAEVAAFRQAVGEQLATWGLDEAAFVTELVVSELVTNAIRYGEPPIQLRLIRDRALICEVSDASSTSPHLRRAHAYDEGGRGLLLVAQLTQRWGSRQTGRGKTIWAEQALPDT; encoded by the coding sequence ATGAAGCATGGCGCCGCCGTGGTGGTCATCGATGCCCTTGGCACGGTGACCGGGTGGAGCGAGGGAGCGCGGCGGCTCACGGGCCGTCCGGCCGCGGATGTCGTGGGCCGGCCCGCCGCCGAACTGCTCGCCGAGGACATCCCGGACGACGTGCTCGCCGCGCGCGCCGGTATCGTCGCGCTGCGTCACCGTGACGGCCACCGCATCGACCTGGCCGTCACCGCCTGCCCTGTCGCCGGGGCCGACGGGCAGCCCACCGGCTTCGTCATCACGGCTGACCCACCCGACGCCACCCTGCCGGCCGAGGCCTTCGAACAGGCCTCCATGTCCATGTCGGTCTTCGACCTCCAGCAGCGCTATGTCCGGGTCAACGACACCGCCTGCAAGGTGATGGGCGTCCCCGAGTCCGCGCTGACCGGCCGCTTCTTCCCGGAGACCGTGGAGGAGACCGCATACAACCAGGGCTTCCTGCGCCATCTCCGGGAGGTCGCCGAGACCGGCCGGCCCGTCCGCTACGAGAGCTTCGCCGGCGCCCCCGCCCTGAACCGGGAGCACCTGTGGAGCATCGAGATGTGGCCGCTGCGCGCCGCCTCCGGCGAGCTGACCGGGGTCGCCATGGCCGCCTTCGACAACACCGAGCAGTACTGGGCCCGCCGCCGTCTCGCCCTGCTCAACGAGGCTACGACCGCCGTCGGCACCACCCTGGACGTGGTGCGCACCGCCGAGGAACTGATCGACATCCTCGTCCCGCGCTACGCCGACTTCGCCAGTGTCGACCTGCTCGACTGGGTGCTGGGCGCGGACGAGCCGCCGATGATGCCGGACGGCGTCGTCGTACTGCACCGCATCGCCCACGGCTCGACCCACGAGGGCAATCCCGGCGCGGCCGTCCGCATCGGCGAGACAGATCTCTATCCGCCGGGCTCACCGCCCGCCCGCGCCCTGCGCGAGGGCCGCGCGATGCTCAGCCAGGCCGGCGAGCCGGAGTTCGTCGAATGGCTGGAGGAGCGCAACGCGCGCTCGCCGGAGAGCCGCCCCCATCGGCTGGGCGTCCACTCCCTGCTCGCGGTGCCCCTGCGGGCCCGCGGCACCACGCTGGGCATCGCGGTCTGTGTGCGCTCGGCCCACCCCGACGACTACGGTTGCGACGACGCCGTCTTCGCCGAGGAACTCGGCAGCCGCGCCGCCGTCTCCATCGACAACGCCCGCCGCTTCGCCCGCGAGCGCACCACCGCCCTCGCCCTCCAGCACAGCCTGCTGCCGAGGGGCCTGCCCGGACAGGCCGCGGTCGAGGTGGCCCACCGCTATCTGCCGTGCGGATCGCTGGCCGGCATCGGCGGCGACTGGTTCGACGTCATCCCGCTCTCCGGCGGCCGGGTCGGCCTCGTCGTGGGCGACGTCGTCGGCCACGGCATCCAGTCCTCGGCCACCATGGGCCGACTGCGCACGGCCGTACGCACCCTCGCCGACGTCGATCTGCCGCCCGACGAACTCCTCACGCACCTGGACGACCTGGTCACCCACCTGGCCGCCGAGGACAGCGGCGAGGAGGTGGCCGAACTCGGTGCCACCTGCCTGTATGCCGTCTACGACCCCGTCTCCCGCCTCCTCACCCTGGCCGCCGCCGGCCACCCGGCCCCGGCCGTCGTCCTGCCGGGCGGCACCGCCGAGTCCATCCCCATGAGCGCCGGACCACCCCTCGGTGTCGGCGGGCTGCCGTTCGAGGCGACGGAGCTGGAGCTGCCCGAGGGCTCGGTCGTCGCGCTCTACACCGACGGCCTGATCGAGGACCGCGACCGGGACCTCGACGGTGCCGCCGACGCACTGCGCAGAGCCCTCAGCGCACCCACCGCCTCCCTCGAGGCCCTGTGCGACAGCGTCCTGAAGGCCGTCCTGCCCGACCAGCACAGCGACGACGTCGCCCTGCTGCTCGTGCGCACCCGCGCCCTCGGCGCCGACCGGGTCGCCACCTGGGACGTCCCGCCCGACCCCGCCGAAGTCGCCGCCTTCCGGCAGGCGGTCGGCGAGCAACTGGCCACCTGGGGGCTGGACGAGGCCGCCTTCGTCACCGAACTCGTCGTCAGCGAACTCGTCACCAATGCCATCCGCTACGGCGAACCGCCCATCCAGCTCCGGCTGATCCGCGACCGCGCGCTCATCTGCGAGGTCTCCGACGCCAGTTCCACCTCACCGCATCTGCGCCGGGCGCACGCCTACGACGAGGGCGGCCGCGGACTGCTGCTGGTCGCCCAGCTCACCCAGCGCTGGGGCAGCAGACAGACCGGCCGGGGCAAGACGATCTGGGCCGAGCAGGCACTGCCCGACACCTGA
- a CDS encoding peroxiredoxin: MTERIEVGDKAEDFALPDETGATRRLSELLADGPVVLFFYPAALSPGCTAEACHFRDLAAEFAAVGARPVGISGDGVDKQQEFAGRHGLGMPLLSDADGTVRERFGVKRGFSLVPTKRVTFVIAQDRTVLEIVRSELRMNTHADRALTALRAHKG, encoded by the coding sequence ATGACGGAACGTATCGAGGTCGGGGACAAGGCCGAGGACTTCGCCCTGCCCGACGAGACCGGTGCCACCCGCCGGCTCAGCGAGCTGCTGGCCGACGGGCCGGTGGTGCTCTTCTTCTACCCCGCCGCTCTCTCCCCTGGCTGCACCGCCGAGGCCTGCCACTTCCGCGACCTCGCCGCCGAGTTCGCCGCCGTCGGCGCCCGGCCCGTCGGTATCAGCGGCGACGGCGTCGACAAGCAGCAGGAGTTCGCCGGCCGGCACGGCCTCGGCATGCCGCTGCTCTCCGATGCCGACGGCACGGTCCGTGAGCGGTTCGGGGTCAAGCGCGGTTTCTCCCTCGTCCCCACCAAACGCGTCACTTTCGTGATCGCTCAGGATCGCACGGTGCTGGAGATCGTCCGCAGCGAGCTGCGCATGAACACCCACGCCGACCGGGCCCTGACCGCCCTGCGCGCCCACAAGGGCTGA
- a CDS encoding metallophosphoesterase family protein: MSDSSRDTPQGAGWGSAEPGAYKQLMPDHVEKLSWLNPRTLWAARNGVLASWFGDPTGRTRDRWVARRAAAGAPADKVIRRDGTDRFSFMVIGDTGEGDGGQYAVVPGFLKVSQDTDFAVIASDVIYPVGSAEDYGDKFFRPYQDYPAPIYAIPGNHDWYEDLGAFMRVFCDTPPLDHGPRPRPLGRAWWRALLWHRARPTDEQRLAAARALRSAPGQQAAQPGPYWAIDAGPVRIVGIDTGLLGTIDAGQGAWLREVSRDPKPKILITGSPLYVDGEHHPCAIEGGGTVDEIVRDPDHHYVAAIGGDIHNYQRYPVDVDGRTIQYVVAGGGGAFMHATHTIPRVSVGGVTERDFRCYPLRGDSLAFYSHLYGRRLRLPRLLDLTEAEATAIVAERLGIEPGRKPGSDARVTRRTRLVASLLGTGGRPDRTSRFRLPVHKVYTQLFSPGSATYSPPFFKCFLRLDVAPEEVRLRCFAATGNRAQEVDPPVEDEVVIPLK, encoded by the coding sequence GTGTCTGACTCCTCGCGCGATACCCCACAGGGCGCCGGCTGGGGCTCGGCCGAGCCCGGCGCCTACAAGCAGTTGATGCCGGACCACGTCGAGAAGCTGTCGTGGCTGAATCCACGGACGCTGTGGGCCGCCCGCAACGGCGTCCTGGCGTCCTGGTTCGGTGATCCGACCGGCCGTACCCGTGACCGCTGGGTGGCGCGCCGGGCGGCGGCCGGGGCGCCCGCCGACAAGGTGATCAGGCGGGACGGCACCGACCGGTTCTCCTTCATGGTCATCGGGGACACCGGCGAGGGCGACGGCGGCCAATACGCCGTCGTACCCGGCTTTTTGAAGGTGAGTCAGGATACCGACTTCGCGGTGATCGCGAGCGATGTGATCTATCCTGTGGGCAGCGCCGAGGACTACGGCGACAAGTTCTTCCGGCCATACCAGGACTATCCAGCGCCGATCTACGCCATACCGGGCAACCACGACTGGTACGAGGACCTCGGCGCGTTCATGCGTGTCTTCTGCGACACCCCGCCGCTCGACCACGGGCCCCGGCCGCGCCCGCTCGGCCGCGCCTGGTGGCGCGCCCTGCTGTGGCACCGGGCCCGGCCGACCGACGAGCAACGGCTCGCCGCCGCACGGGCCTTGCGGTCGGCTCCCGGTCAACAGGCCGCGCAACCCGGGCCGTACTGGGCGATCGACGCGGGCCCGGTGCGGATCGTCGGCATCGACACCGGTCTGCTCGGCACGATCGACGCCGGACAGGGCGCCTGGCTGCGCGAGGTGTCCCGGGACCCGAAGCCGAAGATCCTGATCACCGGGTCGCCGCTGTACGTCGACGGCGAGCACCACCCGTGCGCGATCGAAGGCGGCGGGACGGTGGACGAGATCGTGCGGGACCCGGACCACCACTACGTGGCCGCGATCGGCGGCGACATCCACAACTACCAGCGCTACCCGGTCGACGTGGACGGCCGCACCATCCAGTACGTGGTCGCGGGCGGCGGCGGGGCGTTCATGCACGCCACGCACACCATCCCGCGCGTGTCGGTCGGCGGGGTCACCGAGCGGGACTTCCGCTGCTATCCGCTGCGCGGCGACTCGCTCGCCTTCTACAGCCATCTGTACGGCCGCCGGCTGCGGCTGCCCCGTCTCCTCGACCTGACCGAGGCCGAGGCTACCGCGATCGTCGCCGAACGGCTCGGCATCGAGCCGGGCCGCAAGCCGGGCTCCGACGCCCGGGTCACCCGGCGCACCCGTCTGGTCGCGAGCCTGCTCGGCACCGGTGGCCGCCCGGACCGTACATCCCGCTTCCGGCTGCCCGTGCACAAGGTCTACACCCAGCTGTTCTCGCCCGGCTCGGCCACCTACAGCCCGCCGTTCTTCAAGTGCTTCCTGCGCCTCGACGTCGCTCCTGAGGAGGTACGGCTGCGCTGCTTCGCCGCCACCGGCAACCGCGCGCAGGAGGTCGATCCGCCGGTCGAGGACGAGGTCGTCATCCCGCTGAAGTGA